The following are from one region of the Dreissena polymorpha isolate Duluth1 chromosome 2, UMN_Dpol_1.0, whole genome shotgun sequence genome:
- the LOC127867056 gene encoding uncharacterized protein LOC127867056 isoform X7, whose protein sequence is MSKAVVFLFVIGLMISVVTAWWSTDSPLRFPDDCNSEALRTFATNCGLSEHSIGNHYILRDPKSIDINNIVIVIPDDLRDFGT, encoded by the exons ATGAGCAAGGCTGTGGTTTTCCTCTTCGTCATAGGTCTTATGATCTCCGTAGTGACAG cCTGGTGGTCGACGGACTCACCTCTTCGGTTTCCAGACGACTGTAACAGCGAAGCCTTGCGGACCTTTGCGACCAACTGCGGGCTCTCGGAGCACTCCATA GGGAACCACTACATCCTGAGGGATCCAAAGAGCATTGACATCAACAACATCGTCATAGTGATACCAGATGACTTGCGAGATTTCGGCACGTGA
- the LOC127867051 gene encoding dihydrofolate reductase-like isoform X4, whose translation MDIMEQNVSTTNGIITFNMMAAMCHNNRGIGYQGDLPWPKLKADFEYYLKTTSTHKKDSSLMIIHVHGRKSWAGCTDFQASYGGVYHIVCSQSRDPSIKTHPNLLTVAESVPEALEYIADLNRKGKVDSVWIMGGAGIYQECLSHPLCGRIYLTHVYKDFPSDTFFPPFDDDFREVKNDATSDTYHEEDGISFEFKVYQNIRKSNTSI comes from the exons ATGGACATCATGGAACAAAATGTCTCCACCACGAACGGTATAATCACTTTCAATATGATGGCAGCAATGTGTCATAACAACAGAGGCATTGGCTACCAGGGTGATCTGCCATGGCCAAAATTGAA GGCCGATTTTGAGTATTATTTAAAGACCACATCCACACACAAGAAAG ACTCCAGTTTGatgattatacatgtacatggccgTAAGAGCTGGGCGGGATGTACGGACTTTCAGGCGAGCTATGGAGGCGTATATCACATCGTCTGTAGTCAGTCACGTGACCCAAG TATCAAGACACACCCGAATCTCCTGACGGTGGCCGAAAGTGTACCTGAGGCTCTCGAGTACATCGCAGATCTGAACCGGAAGGGGAAAGTAGACAGCGTCTGGATAATGGGTGGTGCAGGCATATACCAG GAGTGCCTGTCTCATCCGCTCTGTGGACGAATCTATCTCACTCACGTGTACAAGGACTTTCCGTCAGACACATTTTTCCCGCCTTTTGATGACGACTTCCGAGAAGTAAA AAACGACGCCACTTCCGATACCTATCACGAAGAAGACGGTATTTCCTTCGAATTTAAAGTATACCAGAATATAAGGAAATCCAACACTTCTATATAA